GAAAGTTTGAAGACGGTACCATCACGTTGGAAGCTTCTGACGATCTGCGTCCAACCCGTGCAAACCACGGATTGAGCCGCTCGATCATCGCCTCAATGGTTCAGGGTGTTCACGAGGGCTTCACCAAGCACTTGATGATCATCGGAACCGGTTACCGCGTGGTCGCCAAGGGCAAGGGCCTCGAGTTCTTCCTTGGATACTCGCACACCATCACGGTTGATCCTCCGGAAGGCATCACTTTCGAGCTGCCTAACGCCAACGAGGTCATCGTGCATGGAACGGACAAGCAGGCTGTTGGCCAGGTTGCTGCAAACATCCGCAAGCTCCGCGCTCCCGAACCTTACAAGGGCAAGGGAATCAAATATGATAACGAACACATCATTCGCAAGGCTGGAAAGGCTGGTAAGTAACCATGACAGTCAAGATTTTCGGTAAGGGTAAGAGCGTTGCTCGTATCCGCCGTCATGCACGCCTGCGCAAGAGTGTGGTGGGAACGGCGACACGTCCGCGTCTCGTCATTACCCGTTCGAACCGCAACATGATCGCTCAGATCGTTGATGATTCCAAGGGTCTGACTCTGGTCAGCGAATCCACACTGATGTCCGATTTCTCTGATTTCAAGGGAAGCAAGACTGAGGCTGCCAAGAAAGTCGGCGAATTGGTTGCGAAGAAGGCTCAGGACAAGGGTATTTCCGAGGTAGT
This Bifidobacterium sp. WK041_4_12 DNA region includes the following protein-coding sequences:
- the rplF gene encoding 50S ribosomal protein L6 is translated as MASHIGKLPIAVPAGVEVAIKGQEFTAKGSKGTDSYTIPEGITGKFEDGTITLEASDDLRPTRANHGLSRSIIASMVQGVHEGFTKHLMIIGTGYRVVAKGKGLEFFLGYSHTITVDPPEGITFELPNANEVIVHGTDKQAVGQVAANIRKLRAPEPYKGKGIKYDNEHIIRKAGKAGK
- the rplR gene encoding 50S ribosomal protein L18, producing the protein MTVKIFGKGKSVARIRRHARLRKSVVGTATRPRLVITRSNRNMIAQIVDDSKGLTLVSESTLMSDFSDFKGSKTEAAKKVGELVAKKAQDKGISEVVFDRGGNKYHGRVAAVADGAREGGLAL